The following are encoded in a window of Fusarium falciforme chromosome 11, complete sequence genomic DNA:
- a CDS encoding Peptidase-M24 domain-containing protein, with protein MSVETERAASLVDAQRKAIELFNEIERDLIRPGISEKELNDKIHALGTERHGVRTHWHKRVIRSGPNTLKPFEENPPDRIIEEDDILIVDLGPVFEAWEADFGRTYVLGDDPHKIKLRDALQPIWVDVKAKYDKNPDMTGEELYKIASAAAEKEGFTFGAPIAGHLVGSFPHERIPRDKISLYIADGNNNSMNSTGKDGHKRHWILEIHLHDKERGFGGFTEQLLTAE; from the coding sequence ATGTCTGTCGAAACCGAACGCGCCGCATCTCTCGTGGATGCTCAGAGAAAGGCAATTGAGCTTTTCAACGAGATTGAGCGAGACCTCATTCGCCCTGGCATCAGCGAGAAGGAACTCAACGACAAGATTCATGCTTTGGGAACTGAGCGCCATGGAGTGAGGACACATTGGCACAAGCGAGTCATTCGAAGCGGACCCAACACATTGAAGCCATTCGAGGAGAATCCCCCAGACCGAatcatcgaggaggatgacatcCTCATTGTCGATCTTGGACCTGTGTTTGAGGCGTGGGAAGCAGACTTTGGACGCACATATGTCCTCGGCGATGACCCCCACAAGATCAAACTCCGCGATGCACTCCAGCCCATCTGGGTAGACGTCAAGGCGAAATACGACAAGAACCCGGATATGACGGGAGAGGAGCTCTACAAGATTGCTTCTGCCgctgctgagaaggagggctTCACATTTGGTGCCCCCATTGCGGGCCATCTAGTGGGGTCGTTCCCGCATGAACGCATTCCTCGCGACAAGATCAGCTTGTACATCGCCGATGGGAACAACAACTCGATGAACTCGACTGGAAAGGATGGGCACAAAAGGCATTGGATTCTCGAGATTCACCTTCATGACAAGGAACGTGGGTTCGGAGGCTTCACTGAGCAGCTTCTGACAGCAGAGTAA